AAAAAAGCTAAAACATTTCCTTCAAAATTATATTTCGATGATGAGCAATTTACTAAATTAAGAGAAAGTATTTTTATTAAAAATTGGCAATTCGTTGGTGACAAAACTCAAATAAATGATGATGGAGATGCAATACCATATGAATTTATGGAAGGTTATATTCCCGAGCCCTTAATAATAGTAAACAACAATAAAAAAATACAGTCTTTTTCAAATGTGTGTACCCATAGAGGCAATATATTATTGGAAAAACCTAAAAATATAAAAAATGGATTCGTATGTAGATATCATGGAAGACAGTTTAATTCTTGTGGTAAATTTAAATTTATGCCAATGTTTCAAAATGTAGAAAATTTTCCATCCAACGATGATAATTTAAAAATGATTCCAACTGAAACGTGGAAACAATTTATATTTAGCTCAATCAATCCATCTATAAGCTTTAAAAGTCTGATCAACGATATGGATCAGCGTATTGGATGGATGCCAATAGAAAAATTTGTATTTTCAAAATCAAGATCTAAGGAATATATTGTCA
This sequence is a window from Flavobacteriales bacterium TMED191. Protein-coding genes within it:
- a CDS encoding aromatic ring-hydroxylating dioxygenase subunit alpha; its protein translation is MVEKNIKKAKTFPSKLYFDDEQFTKLRESIFIKNWQFVGDKTQINDDGDAIPYEFMEGYIPEPLIIVNNNKKIQSFSNVCTHRGNILLEKPKNIKNGFVCRYHGRQFNSCGKFKFMPMFQNVENFPSNDDNLKMIPTETWKQFIFSSINPSISFKSLINDMDQRIGWMPIEKFVFSKSRSKEYIVNANWALYCDNYLEGFHIPFVHKDLAQNLNYSEYNTEIFPFSNLQIGVGKENDICFELPKESTDYGKKIAAYYFWLFPNIMFNFYPWGLSINIIKPIKPEQTKVKFLSYIWDESKLNFGAGAELDKVEKEDEAIVEHVQKGVKSRFYDRGKFSPSMETGVHHFHLLLSQFMQS